ACTGTTTTTTGTTGATCTTTTACAAATGCCTGAGCAATGAGGGCCGATTCTTCGCGGAATTTTCTCTCTTTTCCCATCATGATTTTTTCGACAATTTCTGCCGGTTTTCCTTCATTTTTCAGTTGATCTCTCCAAATCTCCTTTTCCTTTTCCACAAGATCATTTGAAACGTCATTTGGACTCAAAACGAGTGGATTCATTGCCGTTACGTGCATGGCAATATCTGCAGCCACTTCTTTTGTTCCTCCAGAAAGTCCGATGAGAGCGCCAATTTTTCTATTGGAATGAACATATCCCCCAAGTACCGGTGCATCGACGGTTCGAACATCACCGAGCGTGAGATTTTCGCCAATTTTTGCAATTTTTTCAGTCTTTCCAGCTTCAAATTTACTTTCTACTGCTTTTGCGCCATTTTTGGCTCCCTCACTGGCAAGATCCTGAACAAATGTCAAAAAATCTTCATTTCGCGCTACAAAATCTGTCTCACATCGAACACTGATAATTGTATTCCCAGAGATAGCGATAGCACCTTCAGACGTAACTCTATCTCTTTTACTTGCGGCTTTTGCTTCTCCTTGCTTGCGAAGAACAATTTCGGCAGCTGCCATATCTCCCTTTGCTTCCAAAAGAGCTTTTTTACACGCCATCATAGAAACACCTGTTTTTTGTCGGAGTGACATTACCTCTGAAGCGGAAATTTCAGTCATAGTATTTTCAGAAAAAAGAAAAAATTAGATTTTAATCTTTTGCGAGAGATTGTAGACAAAAGGAATTTTCCAATATTTTCCCAAATACGCTCCATACGCAGCATATCCAAGCATTCCGAGATATATTACTTTCAAAAAGAATCCAATTGCCGGAAGAGCGAGATTTAAAATTCCTCCAACAAACAAATCAAAAACAGTAATGAGAATAGCGAGCACAAGGCCTTGCTTTGCATGAAACATGACGAACTCGCTATCTTTTTTCATAAGAAGCGGAATAACGCAAAATATCCACGCATATGAAATGGTGGCGAAGAGACGCTCATCTTCCAGAACAACAGGCTTCGACTCTGAGGATTCCTCTTTTTCAGGAGAAGATTCTTTGAGGAAAGACT
The genomic region above belongs to Candidatus Peregrinibacteria bacterium and contains:
- the tsf gene encoding translation elongation factor Ts, producing the protein MTEISASEVMSLRQKTGVSMMACKKALLEAKGDMAAAEIVLRKQGEAKAASKRDRVTSEGAIAISGNTIISVRCETDFVARNEDFLTFVQDLASEGAKNGAKAVESKFEAGKTEKIAKIGENLTLGDVRTVDAPVLGGYVHSNRKIGALIGLSGGTKEVAADIAMHVTAMNPLVLSPNDVSNDLVEKEKEIWRDQLKNEGKPAEIVEKIMMGKERKFREESALIAQAFVKDQQKTVGEYAKQNGAEVKAFARVEV